In the Bacillota bacterium genome, CATGTCGAAACAGTGTGCTTGATGTCTAGAAATTAGCCCGATAGTGTCAAGGGCAGATAATTAGAAGGGCTGACAGCACCTACAAGTAAAGGGTTTTCCGACATAGAGATTTTTCTCGGCTTCTTTGCCGGAGATAGCTAGGTCAGGAAACCCTTGTTTTTAGAAGGTTTAACTAATCCCCAATGATATCAGGAGAAAAGTAAATGCAAGATGCTTTTCAGATTGAAAGGGTTGAAGACCCTGAAGAAAAAGCAGAAATAGTCTCAGAGGTATTATTGGATCTCCCTGAGTGGTTTGGGCTGCCTGAAAGTACTAAAGCCTATATCAATGGGTCTCGACAACTGCCCCTATGGGCAGCTAGAAAGCATGAAGAGATTGTTGGGTTTATAACATTACGGGAAAGCAGCCCAGAAACCGGGGATATTCATTGCCTGGGGGTCAAAAAAGCCTACCATAGGAAAGGAATCGGATCTCAACTGTATCTGGCGTTGGAAAAGTATGCAAAGGAAAAGTATAAGTACCTGCAAGTCAAAACTGTGGAAGAAGGTCACTATGCTGAGTATGATCAAACGGTGGCTTTTTACAAAGCAGTTGGCTTTTCTAAACTTGAGGTTTTTCCAACTTTGTGGGACGAATGGAATCCATGTTTGATCATGATCAAAGCGCTATGATTCTTTTCTCTCAGCTGCTCTGCCATCAATCCCCCCTTCAACGGCCGGGAAAAACCCCCACAACTGGTCAAGGGGGAGAAAAATAATACTCACCCCTCGAATTCCATTGGTAAACCAGACCAATTCGCCTTCGAGGGGTGAGCAAACTATATCATCAAGTAAATTGCTCCACCGATAATGCCGGATCCGATCATTACATACACAGGATTCGGCTTCCATTTGCGCAGAATGAATATTGCCGCAGCAAATAGCAACACGGAAACCAAGTTAATTGCTTGAGGATCCGTGGAAAAGCCGCCTTCTCCCCAAATAGCCAGTGTAAAAATCGACAACCCTGCCGATGCAATCAGCGCCACAATGGCGGGTCTCAAACTAGCCAATACTCCTTGTACTAAGGTCAATTCTTTGAACTTAAAATAAACCCATGCCAAGATTGAGACGATAATACAAGAAGGAAAAATACATCCAATGGTAGCAACAATCGCCCCTGGTAGGCCCGCAATTCTGATTCCCACAAAGGTGGCTGAATTGATGGCGATGGGTCCAGGCGTCATTTCTGCAATGGTGATGAGATCGATAAATTCCGTTAATGTCAGCCAGCGGTGCACATTAACTACCTGGTTTTGAATCAGCGGTATTGCAGCCATGCCACCGCCAATGCTAAAGAGGCCGATTTGAAAGAAGCTCCAAAAAAGCTCTAAGAATATCATTGGGCGTCACCGTCCCCTTGGACTTTTTTCCTTTGCATCAGAATTCTCGCCGCTCCGATCAATCCAGACACCAAGATAATATACACAACGTTAATCCCCAATAAAAACGTAGCAACGAATGCACCCACCATGATAATCGTAGATACTATGTCCTTGTGCTTCAAGACATTATTTCCGAGGTTCAAAACCACATCTGCAATTACCGCGGCAACGCCAGCTTGCATCCCTTTCAGAACCGCATTGACTACAGTGTTATCACGAAATGCAGCGTAGAAAAGGGAGATCACAGAAATAGTGATCAGCGGCGGCAAAACCGTACCTAAAACTGTTACCAGGGCACCTAGCATTCCCGCAAGACGATACCCCAGCAGTATCGATGTATTGACTGCAATTGGTCCCGGTGAGGATTGTGCAATTGCTGTTAAGTTCAGCATCTCATCCTCCTCAATCCACTGCAATTCATCTACGAATTTCTTTTTCATCAATGGTACAATGACGTATCCCCCTCCAAAGGTAAAAGCGCTTAAATAAAAGGTAGAGGTAAACAATTTTAGGTAAGTGTTTTTTTTGTTCTCCAAATCATAAGACCCCCTGTATTCGTAGATTGCAATGTCAAATGCAGCAACACTTAGCCAGAAACCTCTCTTGGGTTCATACAGCTGACTACAGTGCCATTATCTGGGGCTGAGGGGCGTACATATCAGTCACCGCAGATATACTGTGATGCTCTTGGTGAGATTCCTCGATAATTGCTACTGCTAGAGCCTTGAGACCCACGAAGTAAGCAACTAATATACTCCACAACGTGAAGTATATAGAAGACAAGTGTAAACGTCAATGAGAGCTATTTGCGCTGCAGAGCTTTCTTCAACGGAAAGAAGCGAATTTCATCCCACTGAAGGCTGTGGTCAATTCCATTGACTCGAGCCACGTTGAGATACTGGTATTGCTGGCAGGGAAATCTGCATTACTGAGTTCAGAGGGGGGAAAATACCAAAAACAGGTTGCACTTCCAGCACTACTTCGAGCTTGACTGCGTCGGAAATTGTTTTGGAGATTAAACTCGGGAAAGGAATAGGATCTGCTATGGCAAAGATGCCCGTCTTGTTTGTCGGACATGGTTCCCCAATGAACGCCATTGAAGACAACGATTATTCCAGGGGATGGAGAACTATAGCTGCAAGGATACCAAGACCTCAGGCGATACTATCGGTTTCCGCTCATTGGTATACCCACGGAACGAGGATCATGAACGAGGAAAACCCAAGAACCATCCATGACATGTACGGTTTTCCCAAGGAGCTCTATGAAATCTTGTATAATGCACCGGGTTCGCCGGAAATTGCCAGGGTCTGTAGGGAGCTGATTTCAAGGGAAACAAGATATGATAATTCCTGGGGTATTGACCACGGTACTTGGTCAGTATTAGTCCATATGTATCCTGAAAGGGATATTCCTGTGTTCCAGCTCAGCATAGACGCGGATGCTCCTGCGGAAACCCATTACGGAATTGGCAAGGAGTTAAGTACCTTAAGGCAAGAGGGAGTTCTTCTCTTCGGGAGCGGAAATGTTGTCCATAACTTGAGACTGGTTGATTGGCATCAGCCAAACAAAGGTTTTGACTGGGCCTATGAGTTTGACGACTATATCTGCGAAAACATTCTTGATAAAAATCACGGAAATGTCCTGAGGTTCAATGAACTGGGTGATATTGCCAGGCTGGCAGTGCCGACTCCAGATCACTTCTACCCCCTTTTGTACGTGCTCGGGGCGTCAGATGAAGATGATCAGGTCAGTGTCTATAACAAGTCCTGTGAGCTGGGCTCATTAACCATGACTGCTTACCTTTGGGAATAATCAATGCCTCAGCCGGGACACTTTCCAGGTAAAGGTTCAAGCTGTGCCCTCGATGGGTTGTCCACAAGACCATCGTCGAGGGTATTTTCTTAGGCAAGAACAAAGCCTGAGACGTTCTATTGTTAGGCGAAAAACGATAAACATATATTGTTAAACGATAAATTCTTTGCTATAATCGTTAACAAACTAAAGACTAACCCATGATCAGAGGTGGTTGTTGTGAGACAGTATTCAACACTGGTATTACGTTTGGCACTCTTTGTCGCAGGAGCAATCGTGCTTGCTATGTGCGGTGGTGCAGCCTGGCTAGCAGCAAAAACAGATCCAGCCTCAGAGTACTATGTTTTGTCCTATGTCCTGCTACTCGGTACCTGTGCAGCAGCAATACCCTGCTTCACTGCACTGTATCAGTCCTATAAGCTGCTGGGCTATATCGACACTGGCCGTGCTTTCTCCGAGTTGTCGGCCAGGGCACTGAAGATTATCATGCGCTCAGCCTTTGTAGAATTTCTGATTTGCACCCTGGGAGGCTTACCCTTTTTCTACGTAGTGGCGGAGAAGGACGATGCGCCGGGCTTAATCATTATCGGCATGGCGATAGCAGGCGCTGCCTTTATCATTTTCGTCTTTGCCTCCGTTCTCAGCACTCTGCTGCAGGACGCTATCGCCATGAAATCGGAAAACGACTTAACGATCTGAGGTGGACTGGTATGCCAATTATAGTTAATCTTGATGTCATGCTGGCAAAAAGGAAAATGACTCTCACAGAGCTTTCGGAGAAAATCGGAATCACCATGTCAAACCTTTCCATCCTGAAAAATGGAAAGGCCAGGGCGATTCGCTTCTCAACTTTAGAGGCCATCTGCAGCGCATTAAACTGCCAACCAGGAGATATTCTGGAATATCGAAGTGATGGAGACACTCCTGGGTAGGAAGAACATAACTTCAACCCTCGAGAATTTCGAGGGTCTCTTTTTTAAGGACAAGACGGGTCCCCGCGATACAAGGGATTACACCGGGACCTTCAGTTAGC is a window encoding:
- a CDS encoding GNAT family N-acetyltransferase translates to MQDAFQIERVEDPEEKAEIVSEVLLDLPEWFGLPESTKAYINGSRQLPLWAARKHEEIVGFITLRESSPETGDIHCLGVKKAYHRKGIGSQLYLALEKYAKEKYKYLQVKTVEEGHYAEYDQTVAFYKAVGFSKLEVFPTLWDEWNPCLIMIKAL
- a CDS encoding chromate transporter, which translates into the protein MIFLELFWSFFQIGLFSIGGGMAAIPLIQNQVVNVHRWLTLTEFIDLITIAEMTPGPIAINSATFVGIRIAGLPGAIVATIGCIFPSCIIVSILAWVYFKFKELTLVQGVLASLRPAIVALIASAGLSIFTLAIWGEGGFSTDPQAINLVSVLLFAAAIFILRKWKPNPVYVMIGSGIIGGAIYLMI
- a CDS encoding chromate transporter; the protein is MENKKNTYLKLFTSTFYLSAFTFGGGYVIVPLMKKKFVDELQWIEEDEMLNLTAIAQSSPGPIAVNTSILLGYRLAGMLGALVTVLGTVLPPLITISVISLFYAAFRDNTVVNAVLKGMQAGVAAVIADVVLNLGNNVLKHKDIVSTIIMVGAFVATFLLGINVVYIILVSGLIGAARILMQRKKVQGDGDAQ
- the ygiD gene encoding 4,5-DOPA dioxygenase extradiol — protein: MAKMPVLFVGHGSPMNAIEDNDYSRGWRTIAARIPRPQAILSVSAHWYTHGTRIMNEENPRTIHDMYGFPKELYEILYNAPGSPEIARVCRELISRETRYDNSWGIDHGTWSVLVHMYPERDIPVFQLSIDADAPAETHYGIGKELSTLRQEGVLLFGSGNVVHNLRLVDWHQPNKGFDWAYEFDDYICENILDKNHGNVLRFNELGDIARLAVPTPDHFYPLLYVLGASDEDDQVSVYNKSCELGSLTMTAYLWE
- a CDS encoding DUF2975 domain-containing protein; the encoded protein is MRQYSTLVLRLALFVAGAIVLAMCGGAAWLAAKTDPASEYYVLSYVLLLGTCAAAIPCFTALYQSYKLLGYIDTGRAFSELSARALKIIMRSAFVEFLICTLGGLPFFYVVAEKDDAPGLIIIGMAIAGAAFIIFVFASVLSTLLQDAIAMKSENDLTI
- a CDS encoding helix-turn-helix transcriptional regulator — its product is MPIIVNLDVMLAKRKMTLTELSEKIGITMSNLSILKNGKARAIRFSTLEAICSALNCQPGDILEYRSDGDTPG